In Ostrea edulis chromosome 6, xbOstEdul1.1, whole genome shotgun sequence, a single window of DNA contains:
- the LOC125646425 gene encoding E3 ubiquitin-protein ligase TRIM7-like isoform X2 has protein sequence MAAVGDRDSGKRSSSMYSYLKELCTCRCCYEIYQDPRSLDCGNTLCKKCIDRVVSQERGACGRCPICGTNIVIAENRLPVNQYIESLIYVLEEANNALLEIRTKENCEQHDVLSIAFCYTCKFSMCESCEKVHRRSTQSNHVVVSLENLIEETNLRNIVSQHKNTLNTCEKHKRLSEFWCLDCSLPVCEFCLLVEHNQHRRENLSVIAERHFKEILDIRLSSDDVLRIHSEARQKYDQELQQVREHNSTVVKELDKWFEDLFKILHQRKEEMLTQFHSEATEQLGNLREQKKPGLREVLITRLNEIRFQIDGVDRFANTTFRAIQSRQILKQWRAVEALQKELQKPVQQWRLDFKPDSSIKTFIEQECFGQFVALSEVVTTEKVHSPYIHTKRSSFDSCVRVTGMCVLDSNTIVVVSHASSKCIGFSKEGVKKWEITEKLKGPFDAVCLLRRVDNPGTIQMYKRSSCGYTHCRVFLDKSIYPRGMCLYNEMLFVCDYMTATVMAFSIGKKFECTLIKKYGVKENLKSPVYVDMTSNLNLVVSDLKRGVRLVSADGTWSTAPAVVKPNGSFTPSQCCCGKDGTVFIGNSIANEMYIVYMAMLEKHQVRYALDKSLGYPLAAAFDPGSGNLWIAHKDGTVVRFAGQENKTTDVETDSTEEQ, from the exons ATGGCAGCAGTGGGAGATCGTGACTCCGGCAAGAG aTCTAGCAGCATGTACTCCTACTTGAAGGAGCTGTGTACATGTCGATGCTGCTACGAAATCTACCAAGACCCACGGTCGCTCGACTGTGGAAACACCTTGTGTAAGAAATGCATTGATCGTGTCGTCTCCCAAGAGAGAGGGGCGTGCGGAAGATGTCCAATTTGTGGGACAAACATTGTAATAGCCGAGAACCGATTACCTGTTAATCAGTACATTGAGAGTCTGATTTATGTGCTAGAGGAAGCTAACAATGCTCTGTTGGAAATCAGAACGAAAGAAAATTGTGAGCAACACGATGTCTTGTCCATTGCTTTTTGTTACACGTGTAAATTTTCCATGTGTGAAAGTTGTGAAAAGGTGCACCGCCGCTCGACTCAAAGCAACCACGTAGTAGTATCTCTGGAAAACCTGATCGAGGAGACTAATCTCCGAAATATTGTTAGTCAACACAAGAACACTCTGAATACTTGTGAGAAACATAAGCGGTTGTCAGAATTTTGGTGTCTTGATTGCAGTCTCCCTGTGTGTGAATTTTGCCTTCTAGTGGAGCACAATCAACACAGACGCGAGAATCTGTCCGTGATTGCCGAGAGACATTTCAAAGAAATCCTGGACATCAGGCTCTCTTCTGATGACGTTCTTAGAATCCACTCCGAGGCACGCCAGAAGTATGACCAGGAATTACAACAGGTGCGAGAACACAATAGTACAGTGGTGAAAGAACTGGACAAGTGGTTCGAAGATCTATTCAAGATACTTCACCAGAGAAAAGAGGAAATGCTGACACAGTTCCATTCCGAAGCAACTGAACAGTTGGGAAACTTGAGGGAGCAGAAAAAACCCGGCCTCAGAGAAGTCCTAATTACTCGATTAAATGAAATTCGTTTCCAAATTGATGGCGTCGACAGATTTGCGAACACAACTTTTCGCGCTATCCAGTCCCGACAAATACTAAAACAATGGAGGGCTGTAGAGGCACTTCAGAAAGAGTTACAGAAACCTGTGCAACAATGGCGGCTGGATTTTAAGCCAGACAGCAGTATCAAAACTTTCATCGAGCAGGAATGTTTTGGACAATTTGTCGCACTGTCCGAGGTGGTGACAACCGAAAAG GTCCATTCGCCCTACATCCACACCAAAAGAAGTTCCTTTGACTCCTGTGTCCGAGTGACAG GGATGTGTGTGCTGGACAGTAATACTATTGTGGTGGTGAGCCATGCATCCTCAAAGTGCATAGGGTTCTCAAAGGAGGGAGTAAAGAAATGGGAGATCACAGAGAAGCTGAAGGGTCCATTTGATGCGGTGTGCTTATTAAGAAGAG TGGATAACCCTGGCACAATTCAGATGTATAAAAGATCATCTTGCGGGTACACTCATTGTAGGGTGTTTCTGGACAAGTCCATATATCCGCGTGGAATGTGTCTGTACAACGAAATGCTATTTGTTTGTGACTACATGACGGCAACTGTAATGGCATTCTCAATAGGAAAGAAGTTTGAATGTACACTGATAAAAAAGTATGGCGTAAAAGAAAACTTGAAATCCCCAGTTTACGTTGATATGACGTCAAATCTTAATTTAGTCGTATCCGATTTGAAACGAGGAGTGAGACTGGTAAGCGCAGACGGGACTTGGTCGACGGCTCCCGCAGTCGTTAAACCGAACGGATCCTTTACACCTTCTCAATGTTGCTGTGGAAAGGATGGGACAGTCTTTATCGGTAATTCCATCGCAAACGaaatgtacattgtgtatatgGCAATGCTGGAGAAGCACCAGGTCCGGTACGCACTAGATAAATCTTTAGGATACCCGCTGGCCGCGGCTTTTGATCCAGGAAGTGGAAATTTGTGGATTGCGCACAAAGACGGGACAGTGGTTAGGTTTGCTGGACAAGAAAACAAGACTACAGACGTTGAAACAGATTCTACAGAAGAACAATGA
- the LOC125646425 gene encoding E3 ubiquitin-protein ligase TRIM7-like isoform X1, translating to MAAVGDRDSGKRSSSMYSYLKELCTCRCCYEIYQDPRSLDCGNTLCKKCIDRVVSQERGACGRCPICGTNIVIAENRLPVNQYIESLIYVLEEANNALLEIRTKENCEQHDVLSIAFCYTCKFSMCESCEKVHRRSTQSNHVVVSLENLIEETNLRNIVSQHKNTLNTCEKHKRLSEFWCLDCSLPVCEFCLLVEHNQHRRENLSVIAERHFKEILDIRLSSDDVLRIHSEARQKYDQELQQVREHNSTVVKELDKWFEDLFKILHQRKEEMLTQFHSEATEQLGNLREQKKPGLREVLITRLNEIRFQIDGVDRFANTTFRAIQSRQILKQWRAVEALQKELQKPVQQWRLDFKPDSSIKTFIEQECFGQFVALSEVVTTEKVHSPYIHTKRSSFDSCVRVTGMCVLDSNTIVVVSHASSKCIGFSKEGVKKWEITEKLKGPFDAVCLLRRGVPYLFVSDPGSLLVDNPGTIQMYKRSSCGYTHCRVFLDKSIYPRGMCLYNEMLFVCDYMTATVMAFSIGKKFECTLIKKYGVKENLKSPVYVDMTSNLNLVVSDLKRGVRLVSADGTWSTAPAVVKPNGSFTPSQCCCGKDGTVFIGNSIANEMYIVYMAMLEKHQVRYALDKSLGYPLAAAFDPGSGNLWIAHKDGTVVRFAGQENKTTDVETDSTEEQ from the exons ATGGCAGCAGTGGGAGATCGTGACTCCGGCAAGAG aTCTAGCAGCATGTACTCCTACTTGAAGGAGCTGTGTACATGTCGATGCTGCTACGAAATCTACCAAGACCCACGGTCGCTCGACTGTGGAAACACCTTGTGTAAGAAATGCATTGATCGTGTCGTCTCCCAAGAGAGAGGGGCGTGCGGAAGATGTCCAATTTGTGGGACAAACATTGTAATAGCCGAGAACCGATTACCTGTTAATCAGTACATTGAGAGTCTGATTTATGTGCTAGAGGAAGCTAACAATGCTCTGTTGGAAATCAGAACGAAAGAAAATTGTGAGCAACACGATGTCTTGTCCATTGCTTTTTGTTACACGTGTAAATTTTCCATGTGTGAAAGTTGTGAAAAGGTGCACCGCCGCTCGACTCAAAGCAACCACGTAGTAGTATCTCTGGAAAACCTGATCGAGGAGACTAATCTCCGAAATATTGTTAGTCAACACAAGAACACTCTGAATACTTGTGAGAAACATAAGCGGTTGTCAGAATTTTGGTGTCTTGATTGCAGTCTCCCTGTGTGTGAATTTTGCCTTCTAGTGGAGCACAATCAACACAGACGCGAGAATCTGTCCGTGATTGCCGAGAGACATTTCAAAGAAATCCTGGACATCAGGCTCTCTTCTGATGACGTTCTTAGAATCCACTCCGAGGCACGCCAGAAGTATGACCAGGAATTACAACAGGTGCGAGAACACAATAGTACAGTGGTGAAAGAACTGGACAAGTGGTTCGAAGATCTATTCAAGATACTTCACCAGAGAAAAGAGGAAATGCTGACACAGTTCCATTCCGAAGCAACTGAACAGTTGGGAAACTTGAGGGAGCAGAAAAAACCCGGCCTCAGAGAAGTCCTAATTACTCGATTAAATGAAATTCGTTTCCAAATTGATGGCGTCGACAGATTTGCGAACACAACTTTTCGCGCTATCCAGTCCCGACAAATACTAAAACAATGGAGGGCTGTAGAGGCACTTCAGAAAGAGTTACAGAAACCTGTGCAACAATGGCGGCTGGATTTTAAGCCAGACAGCAGTATCAAAACTTTCATCGAGCAGGAATGTTTTGGACAATTTGTCGCACTGTCCGAGGTGGTGACAACCGAAAAG GTCCATTCGCCCTACATCCACACCAAAAGAAGTTCCTTTGACTCCTGTGTCCGAGTGACAG GGATGTGTGTGCTGGACAGTAATACTATTGTGGTGGTGAGCCATGCATCCTCAAAGTGCATAGGGTTCTCAAAGGAGGGAGTAAAGAAATGGGAGATCACAGAGAAGCTGAAGGGTCCATTTGATGCGGTGTGCTTATTAAGAAGAGGTGTACCTTACTTGTTTGTTTCAGACCCAGGGAGTCTTTTAG TGGATAACCCTGGCACAATTCAGATGTATAAAAGATCATCTTGCGGGTACACTCATTGTAGGGTGTTTCTGGACAAGTCCATATATCCGCGTGGAATGTGTCTGTACAACGAAATGCTATTTGTTTGTGACTACATGACGGCAACTGTAATGGCATTCTCAATAGGAAAGAAGTTTGAATGTACACTGATAAAAAAGTATGGCGTAAAAGAAAACTTGAAATCCCCAGTTTACGTTGATATGACGTCAAATCTTAATTTAGTCGTATCCGATTTGAAACGAGGAGTGAGACTGGTAAGCGCAGACGGGACTTGGTCGACGGCTCCCGCAGTCGTTAAACCGAACGGATCCTTTACACCTTCTCAATGTTGCTGTGGAAAGGATGGGACAGTCTTTATCGGTAATTCCATCGCAAACGaaatgtacattgtgtatatgGCAATGCTGGAGAAGCACCAGGTCCGGTACGCACTAGATAAATCTTTAGGATACCCGCTGGCCGCGGCTTTTGATCCAGGAAGTGGAAATTTGTGGATTGCGCACAAAGACGGGACAGTGGTTAGGTTTGCTGGACAAGAAAACAAGACTACAGACGTTGAAACAGATTCTACAGAAGAACAATGA
- the LOC125646428 gene encoding uncharacterized protein LOC125646428 — protein sequence MMEEEKKSAATSKSKKCQQGRGEEKKNTSKKGGNKKARKKRRGSRREPQQRGEDQKHTGKERDSVHRNPQLTTGEVTTGQVTTGEVTTGLVTTGQVTTEVATGEVTTGEETIDAGELDNAHEMNSAKDPIMKQADEALHREIKDHEEVKEIVEDNIGTVNEACNNSDAIVDREQELQKGDLEPSRDDNVVDDDDDDDGFFPRKLFLFKIDRFKQKEEGLCNADLGSCNVASPTRRLDCLHSDDATVAAMKDEMTRKIRKFFGFK from the exons ATGATGGAG GAGGAAAAGAAATCTGCTGCCACATCAAAAAGCAAGAAGTGTCAGCAAGGTAGGGGCGAGGAAAAGAAAAATACCAGCAAGAAGGGGGGAAATAAGAAAGCCAGAAAGAAAAGGAGGGGCTCTCGCAGGGAACCTCAGCAAAGAGGTGAAGATCAGAAACATACTGGTAAAGAGAGAGACTCTGTGCACAGAAATCCACAGCTCACCACAGGGGAGGTTACCACAGGGCAGGTTACCACAGGGGAGGTTACCACAGGGTTGGTTACTACAGGGCAGGTTACCACAGAGGTTGCAACAGGGGAAGTCACCACAGGGGAGGAAACAATAGATGCAGGAGAGTTGGACAATGCACATGAGATGAATTCGGCAAAGGATCCCATCATGAAACAAGCAGACGAGGCTCTTCATCGGGAAATCAAAGATCATGAAGAAGTAAAGGAGATTGTCGAGGACAATATCGG GACAGTAAACGAAGCGTGCAACAATAGCGACGCCATTGTAGATAGAGAGCAGGAACTCCAGAAAGGAGACTTGGAG CCTTCCAGAGACGACAACGTCGTtgacgatgatgatgatgatgacggGTTTTTCCCTAGAAAGCTTTTTCTCTTCAAAATAGATAGATTTAAG cAGAAGGAAGAGGGACTGTGTAATGCAGACTTGGGAAGCTGTAATGTTGCCAGTCCTACACGCCGTCTAGACTGTTTACATAGTGACGACGCTACAGTG gcAGCTATGAAGGATGAAATGACCAGGAAAATTCGAAAGTTTTTTGGATTTAAATGA